A window of Gambusia affinis linkage group LG03, SWU_Gaff_1.0, whole genome shotgun sequence genomic DNA:
GGCCACTTTTCTTCTTGGAGGTCCTAGTTCATCTCTGTCTTGGAGCtccgttttcacattttccagctCTGTTTCATAATTAACCTCACAGCTACAGTACCGTTGTTGGAGGACAGTGAGTTGCTTTTGGAGACTGTCCTTCTCGGCTCCAAGTTCACTGATGATCTTTTGGTCCCTCATCATTTTCTGTGACTGAGCTTTCATCTCTTTATCTACCTCCtgcttaaatatttctgcttgctGTCTTAAAGCAGAAACATCTCCTTCATATTTCGATTGAAGCTCCTCGTAGCGAGTCTTGATTTGGTCCAGCTCTTGTTGGAGGGCgtcacttttctctttttctttctggatttgTGACCTGAATGCTTCCTCACCCACAATATGAGCTACCTTCAATTGCTCAAATTCCTTCTGCAGCAGCCTTTTCGTCTTGTGTTTTATGTCGCTGTGCATCCTGGAAGCGATTATAGCTCGTCTGAGAGACTCTGAATCGGAAAACTCTTCTCCTGTCAGTAGTTCTCTCTTCATGTCCTTGAGTCTTTTCTGCCCTTGTAACTcggcttttgttttctccagttctCTTTGCACGTAGACAAGCTTTTGGTTCTCCTCAAACCATCTTGCTCTCTCCTTTTCCAGAAGAGAGCCAAGTCTCTGGATCTCTCTCTGTAACTCAATGGGAGGCGTTCTGTTCTGAGTCCAGCCTTGCAGATTTTGTCCAGCTCTCCATGCTCCATGCTGGGGTCTCATCTCACCGTTGGAGGAATGTGGCCTTTGGTTCCACATGTTTggacaaaacaatgtttgttaaaatccGTTTTGATCTGCAAACAATCTCAATGTTCAACTTTGAAAGCGCTTTGAGAACGTCTGAACTTGTCAGTAGTGCAGCAAACAATGACAAGAatgtagaagtttgttccatacATACAGTGCTGATGACATCAGAAGCATGACTCTAGTcgtgacatcacagagttttCCTTCATCTCTGGAATGATGATGTGAGTGTTTGAGAAATCTACCACACTGACCAACCAACCTCCCCCATCATCCTTCTCCTCACCTTCCTACCCCCCATATTGGAGTTGGGATGGTTATATAGTGTTAGGGTGGCTCTGATTTATTCTTTCTGTTGACTTTTGTTCCTGGTTATTTTTGTTGAGGTTTTGCATCTTAGGACAGTTGTCCCCTCTGGTTTTGGACGACATGCAGTTGGAagttttttgctctttctcttTTAGTTTTGGGCAGTCGGTTTGATGCAATActttttaggtttatttttacGACCTGGAGACGCTGATCAttatctcaaaagctcaaatagtGAACTAACTAATAGTGTTGTGGATGTATATTGGATCACtaacaatataaatattttgtatcaAGTAGTTATCAATAAATTCTGCTTACCTACACATTTCTGCAGTCAGAGGAATatggaaaaagtttaaagtagCCCATTTATGTCTTCAAGTTTCCTTGTCAGCTCATTTATCAGCTATTTACCAGAGAGTCATAGAATCGGTGTGGAGGGAGCTCTATAAGACAGACAGGCTGCACAATGATTAATAAGTTGTCTCTCAAACATCCAGCTGGTGTCAAAGGGCGTGATAAAAGCTGATGAgaattttctgctttgtgttcgGCCAAAGATCATTTTTGAAATGTGATGTGTCAATCATGATTGTTCTTGTTTGGAACTGTGAAGTTTATCTGTTTATTGAATCCTGAAGACCAAATATTCATTATAGAGAGTCAAAGTGGGCTTGTTTATAGCAACCTCATCAGAAACTACTAGTTACCGTTGGTTACACTGTCTCTGTTGGTTTATGGAGAGACATGGCTTTTAAAGGGGGccgatttagtttttttgtcatggggcccaaaATTCCTGGTGGCGCCCTTAT
This region includes:
- the LOC122828156 gene encoding microtubule-associated tumor suppressor 1 homolog A-like; this encodes MKRELLTGEEFSDSESLRRAIIASRMHSDIKHKTKRLLQKEFEQLKVAHIVGEEAFRSQIQKEKEKSDALQQELDQIKTRYEELQSKYEGDVSALRQQAEIFKQEVDKEMKAQSQKMMRDQKIISELGAEKDSLQKQLTVLQQRYCSCEVNYETELENVKTELQDRDELGPPRRKVARHQEPNRENYTIPVKTIYDPETMDLDHLLENIEFPDASPKELNDFVNEMLRDSSFLDPEAMKVTDLCVETAAAD